One Desmodus rotundus isolate HL8 chromosome 4, HLdesRot8A.1, whole genome shotgun sequence DNA segment encodes these proteins:
- the GIMD1 gene encoding GTPase IMAP family member GIMD1 isoform X2 has product MTDSNKMIINLALFGLTQSGKSSAGNILLGSTDFHSTFAPCSVTKDCCLGRSCHLHGFMRRGGQEITLQVQVLDTPGYPHSKLSKNHVKQEVKEALKHHFGREGLHLALLVQRADLPLCEQEASSPVQMIQELLGHAWKNYTAILFTHAEKIEAAGFSEEEYLHEASDALLTLLSSIQHRYIFQYKKGNSLNEQRINVLERIMEFIKENCYQVLTFK; this is encoded by the exons ATGACGGACTCCAACAAGATGATCATCAACTTGGCCCTCTTTGGCCTGACTCAGAGTGGGAAAAGTTCTGCTGGAAACATTCTTCTGGGAAGCACTGACTTCCACAGCACCTTTGCTCCATGTTCTGTGACCAAAGATTGTTGTCTGGGCCGCAGCTGTCACCTCCATGGCTTCATGCGTCGAGGAGGGCAAGAGATAACCCTGCAGGTCCAGGTGTTGGACACCCCAGGTTATCCTCACAGCAAGCTGAGCAAGAATCATGTGAAACAAGAGGTCAAGGAGGCCCTGAAACATCACTTTGGGCGAGAGGGTCTCCATCTTGCCCTGCTGGTCCAGAGAGCAGACCTGCCTCTCTGCGAACAGGAGGCATCTTCCCCAGTCCAGATGATCCAG GAACTTCTGGGACATGCTTGGAAGAATTACACTGCCATCCTTTTCACCCATGCAGAAAAAATAGAAGCCGCTGGGTTCAGTGAAGAGGAATACTTACATGAGGCCTCTGATGCACTACTAACCCTACTAAGTTCTATTCAGCACAGATACATTTTCcagtataaaaaaggaaactcaCTTAATGAACAAAGAATAAATGTCTTAGAAAGAATCAtggaatttataaaagaaaattgttaCCAAGTTCTtacctttaaataa
- the GIMD1 gene encoding GTPase IMAP family member GIMD1 isoform X1, whose translation MLSFCLSTAMTDSNKMIINLALFGLTQSGKSSAGNILLGSTDFHSTFAPCSVTKDCCLGRSCHLHGFMRRGGQEITLQVQVLDTPGYPHSKLSKNHVKQEVKEALKHHFGREGLHLALLVQRADLPLCEQEASSPVQMIQELLGHAWKNYTAILFTHAEKIEAAGFSEEEYLHEASDALLTLLSSIQHRYIFQYKKGNSLNEQRINVLERIMEFIKENCYQVLTFK comes from the exons ATGCTGAGCTTTTGTTTATCCACAGCCATGACGGACTCCAACAAGATGATCATCAACTTGGCCCTCTTTGGCCTGACTCAGAGTGGGAAAAGTTCTGCTGGAAACATTCTTCTGGGAAGCACTGACTTCCACAGCACCTTTGCTCCATGTTCTGTGACCAAAGATTGTTGTCTGGGCCGCAGCTGTCACCTCCATGGCTTCATGCGTCGAGGAGGGCAAGAGATAACCCTGCAGGTCCAGGTGTTGGACACCCCAGGTTATCCTCACAGCAAGCTGAGCAAGAATCATGTGAAACAAGAGGTCAAGGAGGCCCTGAAACATCACTTTGGGCGAGAGGGTCTCCATCTTGCCCTGCTGGTCCAGAGAGCAGACCTGCCTCTCTGCGAACAGGAGGCATCTTCCCCAGTCCAGATGATCCAG GAACTTCTGGGACATGCTTGGAAGAATTACACTGCCATCCTTTTCACCCATGCAGAAAAAATAGAAGCCGCTGGGTTCAGTGAAGAGGAATACTTACATGAGGCCTCTGATGCACTACTAACCCTACTAAGTTCTATTCAGCACAGATACATTTTCcagtataaaaaaggaaactcaCTTAATGAACAAAGAATAAATGTCTTAGAAAGAATCAtggaatttataaaagaaaattgttaCCAAGTTCTtacctttaaataa